The genomic window ATGGGTAAGTGCATAACATATTGCAACTAAAGTAGGGTTGCATGCAATACACCCAACCTATTagtcataatataatatatagtgcACATACAAAGtgtatattataaacaaaatacaaaagtcACATGTAATATGCAACTCAGAGCATAGCAATCTATAGAAAAGTATCCTCTTTTGTGTATGTGGTGTTTCTCTTTCTAGCTCATTATGCTTTTTCATCAAGTGATTTTGCTTTGAGCTAATGTGTCCTTGTGTTTAGTTTGATAATAAAAAATGTCTTAGATGGCTCACAAGTAAAGATTTTGGATAGgtaccattccaaagcatccctTCAAGCCTCATGCAGCTTTCAGAAGTCTTTGGTCAGGAGAACCAGGTAAGATGTATTTTGGAGCACTGAGAGACTGGAAGTAAGGATGCTCATTAGAAAGCATTGGTAAGAGAAGATAAGGGCCTGCACTAGAGTAACATGagcagagagaaaggaatatgtgGGTCATACATTGGTAGGCCAGAATTGTCAAGatctggaaactaaatggatatGGAGGAAGGTAAAGGAGTAAATCAAGGATAAATTTCTCACAGGTTGCAAAGTTGGAAGACTGGAAGATTGAAGATCTTCTGAAAAGAATTCAGGAGGAGTGGGGTTTAGTGAGAaggtaatgaaagaaaaatggactTTGGATTcccattagaaaatgaaaaaatatttgtattgcaCTTTACAGACATTCTCTTAAGTTCTCTAGAAATCATAGCTTTCATCTCAGTAATTTCTGCCCTAATGCTCCATTATTCCCAGGAGCTTTGTCATCAGAAATATCATCTTCCAGTCTTTCATTTCTGGAACTTTAATCAAATTAATACTGTTTTTGTTACTGGGATGTGTATCTCAATATTCTCTCCTGTAGCTTCAGTTATAATGTCACCAATCttccatatttgttatttctctcAATTAGAATATAACCATCTCAGTGTCTTTCTGTGTCTATTGCCTAGCACACTGACAGACACATACTAAGAAGTTAACACCTACTGAAATCAAGCTGAATTTGCGTCTCACCAAAGACTCTAGTCACCTTCTTTCTTAGATCATTTgtgtgcctagtttctgccccCTTTTTGACAATAATATCCATGAAAGCAAAGGCAGTATTTCAGTCATCTTTATATCTTTCCTATTTCACAATTGGTAAAAGAAGGGGCagggatggagaaggaaaaggggaataagcatttctataatactactaggtgccaggcactgtgctaagtattttacaaataaaagttTGATGAATTATGAGCAACGATCTCCATCTCTTCCATTCTAGGACTTACATGGTATAACTTTTATCTCATTGACTATGAATCAGAAAACTTTGGACTTTAaagctagaaaagatttttgaaataATCTATTCAACCTCCTTAatttagagaagaagaaaataaatctcaGAAATGAGCAAGTCATTAAGCAAAATCACATGAATATCAAGAAGCAGAAATTTGCttgtttctttacttccttctacTTCCAgaattccctctttttttcatccACTGTTACAAACACATTCCAAGATTAGCTACAACACAATTCCCATCATGAAGCAATCCCTACGTGTTCTAGGTCACTGGAATTTGGGTCTTTTCTCACCTTCTATgagttgaaaaggaaaaaaaatgcacctGGTTCTCTTTTGGGGAGTGTGTGTgtaatgtttgtgtgtatgtccCTGTGTGGGGTTgtctgacagagacagagagagaaaaagagggaaacagagctcaacagaaagaaaatagagacaaagaaatagagaatgagacagagaaagcaagatggagaaagacagaaaggaacagagatgagaaaaaagaaagagaaagagagaaaggggggaaagagagattgagagagtctgagaaagaaagaaaaaaaggttagaGATgttcagagacaaagacagatacaaaatatttggagtgaagaaagagcaggagaaaaagagaaagggggagaaagaagttaaaagagctattaaaagggaaaaattgagagagagagagaaagacagagacaggcacaAGGAACTTCAATATAAGGTCATGGTTAAAGTTAAGGCTATAGTCCAAAGGtttgctttctttctccccaccttAAACGCTAGACTCCCAAACTCATTTACAGCAAAACTCAcccaaagtgaaatgaaaattaatttgtttttatgtagAGATGGAACACATTATAAAAGTACACAGATCAAGTAACTAAATGTAAAGGTGCCAGATCCCATTTTTCCATAATGCCATAAGCAGTGAAAGAGGAAGTATAGAGAATCAGATTCATCCTCTACAAGGCTGATGCCAATTCTCTCCAGGCAGGTAAGTCCTTAGGTGTATCTGTGAAGCAGGCAAGGGTCTAATTGTTCATGATTATATTCAGTTGAAGGCAACACCATCCTTCTTTGCCTTCCTGGGTGCATCCTGACATAAGGTTCCAATGTTCCCTCTGTGTTTCTCCTGTGTTCTCCTATTCCAGTCCCTCCTTCCAGGTGGAAAAGACTGAATTGCCCATCAGCCCCTGATAAGGAGCTACATTTGTAAGGTTTCTAGTTGTTTCCCCAAgtacattttctttctccttctgctGTGGGCAAGGATTACTTCCTGGCCTATACTAGTTTGTGTCTCCAATAAGCTCCAATAGGGGAAGGTATGTACTAAGGACACCAGATACTTTATGAATGACTCCTTCCATTTTACTGTGTACTATCACTACTGGATAATTATACTAACTCCCATGTGGcactttaaagaattaaaagtacTTTCCctacaataaccctgtgagggaGCTATTGGCAAATGTTATCCTCCCCAATATATAGATGAGGGGGACTTCTGTGAGTTTAAGCCATGGGTGTGAGAAGAGATTCAGAATCTAGAACTAGACCTATACCATCAATGTAAAGAGAATGATGAGGATTAAGCTGAAGTCAGATTTGTTCTACTTAACCTTTGAAGGTAGATGGTAATATAGGTCTATTTTAGGTCACAAGCCAAGGTCCCAAGACCAATAAAAATGGATCAATCTGGCTTGCTCAGGATAGAAGCACATAATTAAATTTTGTTATGAAGACAGGCTAAGGCTGGAGGATCAAATAAGTTCAGGAATCCTAAAGTATGAAATGACTAAAGCTAATTGGGTGGATACATTAGATGTAGCAACAATAGAGTGAGCCCCTCAGGAACAGGGGCTGAGCAGGCAAATGGATGGGGAAACCAGACTGCCTAAGGATGGGCAAATTGGCCCAGTTGGAAAAGGAGTGGGTTAGTGATTAGCAGTAGGTTTGGTATTGTAGGTGGTTGTAATTCTGGCTGGGTGAGATAAGGAAATTCATTCTccttatgtttgttttttttttgttttttgttgttgttgttgttgtttctgaggctgaggttaagtgacttgcccagggtcacacagctgtgaagtgttaagtgtctgagatcaaatttgaactcggatcctcctgaattcaaggctggtgctctatccactgcgccacctagctgccccaggaaactcattctctaaataaataaataaataaataaacaatactCTAAGACTCGACTCACCAGACTACTCTGTTCCTCATTACTACTTTTATGAATGCTGCCTTTATGTCCTTATTCCTAAGGCTGTAGACCACAGGATTGAGCAGGGCGGTGAACGTATTGTAGAAAAGTGAgatctgtttgtctctctctggtgAATAGCTGGAGTTGGGCCTCATATAGATGTAGATGGCAGGTCCATAAAACAGAGTGACCACAATTAGATGTGAAGCACAAGTGGAGAAAGCTTTGTACCTTCCTTGGGTGGATTTGATCTTCAGGATGGCCATGGTGATGCGGACATAGGAGGCCAAGATGAGGGACACAGGCACTAAAACCATGAAGATGCTCATGACAAAATCTACCATCTCAATAAGATGTGTGTCCATACAGGACAGGCTCCGAACTGAGGGACCCTCACAGAAGTAATGGTTGACAATATTAGGACCACAGAAGGGAAGGTTCATGGTAAAAATGGTGTGaactagggaaaagaaaaagccaGAAGCCCAGGTCCCTACCACTAACCGCACACACAGGTCCCAGTTGAGAATGAGCATGTAACGCAGGGGAAAGCAGATGGCTACGTAACGGTCATAGGCCATGACCACAAAGAAGATGCACTCAGTGAGACCAAGAGCACCAAATACATACATTTGCACCCAACAACCTGCAAAGGAGATGTGCTTAGAACTGGAAAGTAGGTGTACCAACATCTGAGGCATTGTGGTAGTGACATAGCCCATGTCCAGGAAGGAGAGGATGCTGAGGAAAAAGTACATAGGTGTGTGGAGATGAGAATCCAGGTAGATCAGAATAATGATGAGTCCATTGCCAAGGACTGAGCAGAggtagagaaggaggaagatgatGAAAAGGATCCTATTTGTGGTAGGGTCACTGGAGAAGCCAAGCAGGACAAATTCAGTAACAGAACTGTGGTTTGAAGCAGGAAACATTGAGACAGTAGGGtcctgggaaaaggaaaaagaggaaatgatgGAGTCTAGGGACCTTAGGATTGGATAAGGACAGAGAAACCTAGGGCTCTCTGAGTTTCTCAGTTGAAGAATCCATGTTAAAAAGTCCTTCACTGGGAGGTTTGATGACAACTTAACATTATGGAATTTTAGAGCTTTGGGGATCTTTAAAGATGATCTGACCCAAATGGTCCTTTTACATATGAGGCAATCAAGGGCCAAATCAGAtagatgacttgctcaagattagAAACCTGTTCAGGAGAAGAGATAGGACAAGAGCTGAGGTTGCTTGTTTATTCTCTCCATGTGTCCCACAACTTCCACTAAGGGTATCCCTTGATTCCTACAGGATCTTAGAAGAAAATGCAGCTCTCATTCTTCCTCTAGAATATCCCCCAACAAGAAAAACATAGCTATTGCTGAGAGAACACTAGTagtaatcatttctctttttagttAGTT from Sminthopsis crassicaudata isolate SCR6 chromosome 3, ASM4859323v1, whole genome shotgun sequence includes these protein-coding regions:
- the LOC141559968 gene encoding olfactory receptor 2D2-like, encoding MFPASNHSSVTEFVLLGFSSDPTTNRILFIIFLLLYLCSVLGNGLIIILIYLDSHLHTPMYFFLSILSFLDMGYVTTTMPQMLVHLLSSSKHISFAGCWVQMYVFGALGLTECIFFVVMAYDRYVAICFPLRYMLILNWDLCVRLVVGTWASGFFFSLVHTIFTMNLPFCGPNIVNHYFCEGPSVRSLSCMDTHLIEMVDFVMSIFMVLVPVSLILASYVRITMAILKIKSTQGRYKAFSTCASHLIVVTLFYGPAIYIYMRPNSSYSPERDKQISLFYNTFTALLNPVVYSLRNKDIKAAFIKVVMRNRVVW